In the Streptomyces sp. cg36 genome, one interval contains:
- a CDS encoding flavodoxin family protein, which translates to MGPDPYRYDDLRALFLNCTLKRSPEVSNTEGLIDRSRAVMERAGVATEVVRAVDHDIATGVWPDMTAHGWASDAWPELYEKVMAADILVLCGPIWLGDNSSVAKRVVERLYACSSLLNEQGQYAYYGRVGGCLITGNEDGVKHCAMNLLYSLQHLGYTVPPQADAGWIGEAGPGPSYLDPGSGGPDNDFTNRNTAFMSWNLMHLAALLKRAGGVPAHGNQRSAWDAGCREDFDNPEHR; encoded by the coding sequence ATGGGGCCGGACCCGTACCGCTACGACGATCTGCGCGCCCTCTTCCTCAACTGCACGCTCAAGCGGTCCCCCGAGGTCAGCAACACCGAGGGGCTGATCGACCGCAGTCGGGCGGTCATGGAGCGGGCCGGGGTCGCCACCGAGGTCGTCCGCGCCGTCGACCACGACATCGCGACCGGGGTGTGGCCCGACATGACGGCGCACGGGTGGGCGAGCGACGCCTGGCCCGAGCTGTACGAGAAGGTGATGGCGGCCGACATCCTGGTGCTCTGCGGCCCCATCTGGCTCGGTGACAACAGCTCGGTCGCCAAGCGGGTGGTCGAGCGGCTCTACGCCTGTTCGAGCCTGCTCAACGAGCAGGGCCAGTACGCCTACTACGGCAGGGTCGGCGGCTGTCTGATCACCGGGAACGAGGACGGCGTCAAGCACTGCGCGATGAACCTCCTCTACAGCCTCCAGCACCTGGGCTACACCGTCCCGCCGCAGGCGGACGCCGGGTGGATCGGTGAGGCCGGGCCCGGCCCCTCGTACCTCGACCCGGGCTCCGGCGGCCCGGACAACGACTTCACCAACCGCAACACCGCCTTCATGAGCTGGAACCTGATGCATCTGGCGGCCCTGCTCAAGCGGGCGGGCGGCGTCCCCGCGCACGGCAACCAGCGCTCGGCCTGGGACGCGGGCTG
- a CDS encoding Asp23/Gls24 family envelope stress response protein: MTEPISPTAEKPDTDEYRTGTSGTTLQTARSGAGQPPATRGRTTIAGGVVEKIAGLAAREVPGIHALGGGFARTIGAVRDRVPRGRAAAVSRGVKVEVGERQTAIDLDVVVEYGVSITAVAAEVRENVIAAVERMTGLEVVEVNISVDDVHLPDEGGAEAGEVRVQ, encoded by the coding sequence ATGACGGAGCCGATCAGCCCCACCGCCGAGAAGCCCGACACCGACGAATACCGCACCGGCACCTCCGGCACCACCCTCCAGACCGCCCGCAGCGGCGCGGGTCAGCCACCCGCCACCCGGGGCCGGACGACCATCGCCGGGGGCGTCGTCGAGAAGATCGCCGGGCTCGCGGCGCGCGAGGTGCCGGGCATCCACGCGCTGGGCGGCGGGTTCGCCCGCACCATCGGCGCGGTGCGCGACCGCGTGCCGCGGGGGCGGGCGGCGGCCGTCAGCCGGGGCGTCAAGGTCGAGGTGGGCGAGCGGCAGACCGCGATCGACCTGGACGTGGTGGTGGAGTACGGCGTGAGCATCACCGCTGTCGCGGCGGAGGTCCGGGAGAACGTGATCGCGGCGGTGGAGCGGATGACCGGGCTGGAGGTCGTCGAGGTCAACATCTCCGTTGACGATGTGCATCTGCCTGATGAGGGTGGGGCTGAGGCGGGGGAGGTTCGCGTGCAGTAG